The genomic segment CTATTATTTACATTAAATTTCCGAAAGCTGCCTCTTCATATCGTTATTTAGAAGAATATGACTATAGTAAAATTGAAGTTTTCTTTTCTGAGGAAGACGGAAAAAAAGAAGTCAAAGAAGTGAGTGAACGAACTGCCCGTCTTTCAGATTTAATGAGAATCGATATCCTACATAAATTGTTCATTGATTCTGGCTGGGCTACAGCATTCCCTGAATCTGAACTTATGCTTACACCTCCGATGTTCAACAATATTTATAAAGGGGCATTAGGCGAAGTATGTGGAAAACATATTTTACAAAGCCTTTTAAATATTCACTTGCTAGAACTTGATGCACATGAATTTGAACGCTTTGACTTCAAAACGGAGCGGAACATCTATATAGACTTCAAGTTATGGAACGATCGGGTTGCAGTACAAGCTGATGACTTAGTTGATAACATCCGTGAGAAAATGGCGATCGTTGGAGCCGATCGGGTTTTTGTGATTAACATTCTTGGTACTTCAAACACAGCTTTTCGTCCGATTATCTCATCTGACCGGAAAATCGTCGAAGTTCCTTATCTTTGTAAAAACGATAAAGTTGACGATGAAGCAATTAAATTTATTCTAGAGGAATTTAGCAAATGAGTATTCGTACAAACCGTCTGAAGATCGATTTTAAGATTGATGCTATTAAAGAAGACTTTGTGTTTATCCGATTAAAACGAGAAAAAGATCGGAAATGGTGGGGAGCGGAAGAACTGGATTGTATTATTGGCGACAATTATAAAGCTATGTCTGTTGGGTATGCTCAATACGCCTATGCTATGTTTGAAAAAAAATCAAATAATACTTATAAATTGCTTCAAAAACTTAGAACAGATCCTAAATTTTCTAAGGTATCTGCAATTGAGGTAAAGCCCGAAGCTTTTTATAGCGGAAATGATGAATCTATCTGTGAAGTAACACTTGCCCGCTTATTAATGAATTCTCTGGGTTCATCACGATCGAGATTTAAGCAACTGCAATTCTCAAATCTTACCGGAGAATTACTTAAAGTTCCACCATTGACAGATAAGCTTTATGATGCAATTGGTGTTGCTGAAATAACTCTTAGTCGTGATGATAGTCAAAAAAACGAGTTTTTATTGAATGTCAGTGTAGCCACTTATCGAAAAAAGATTTCAATATTAAAAGAATACAAAGGCGAAGAATTAAAAAGGATTCTTAAAAGACCTGAATATGTGTTGCATAGTGGCACAGCATCCCTGAGAAGGTGGCTTCCTTCTGACGGTAAAGATACAGATGCTAAAAGATCTTACATAAAATGCAGTAAACAAGGCAAAAAGCTTCATACTAATTTTCTTGAATTTGGAAGTATAAAGGACTTTGATAGCAGCCGAGCAGGCATTTTTCATCAATTTTTCAAAAGTATTCAAGAACATCTATCGAAATACATGGATGTTAATTTTTCTGCCCGTCAAATCGAGGAAGAAATGCCACTTACAAGCACCTTGCTTAAAAGTCCAAAACAACTCCACTCGAAACTTGATGGTCAGGCAATACATATAGTTGATAGAGTGAATGATGAAGAGTCTGCTGATTTAGTAATGACACTGAAACAATTGCTTCTTCCTTATATCACGGATGAAAAGTTAATTACTGTTGGTAAACGTGATAAAAAAGACGCTCTAAATTTTAGAATTATTCACGATGCCGACTTTTATGAAAAAATTGAGCAGGAAGACGAATATCTCCCTTCAACAGATAAATTTCAACGACAGCACCTCACAATTGAATCAACTAGAAATGTCTCTGATGCTATCGTTAAAACAATTATAAAAGAACAGCTTATAAAGCGTGATCTTGGCTCTCGAACATTGAACCTGTTTGATTGGAATAAACTTGAATTAAAAGGAGTTTGGACTTTTGCCGCTTGGGATGAAGATAGAAATCACGTTATTTTTATGGAAATACAACCAAATGGTAATTTTGAATTTTATAGATATCAAGACTTAGACTTATTTAACTGGGGAAAATTTGAAAAATATAGAGAATTAATGACGGATAGTAAATCTGGAGAGAAAATCAGGACATTGGAAGGTCTTATTATTTCTGATACAGGTGATATAAATCAGATATTCCGTAGCGATGAAATCACCATTCCTGAGCTTTCTAAAATTGAAGCTATTATCAACGAAGTCGAAACTGAGTTTCCCGAAAATAAGCGAAGTGGAAATGCTTTGGCAGGGTTGATACAAGAATTTATGACTGAAAGTTCTAGGAAAGATAATGAAGAACTTGTGAAATTTTCCGAGGAATTGCAAATTTTGGGTAGCAATGAACCAGGCAAAAAAAGCTTCAACAAACTTCTGAATGAAAGGCTAGGAAAGAATTCAAATATTTCATCTGAATTACGGAACTATCTTCTAAACAAACATCACATAAGGCTGATTTTTTCAAAACAGAAGGAAAATCTTGAAGATTTATTTGACGCTTCTCTCAATATAAAATATTTCGGTGAAACTGAAAAAGAAGCATATTATTTCGTGGGAGATCGAAATGTAAAAGATTATTCTTTCAAAGATGCGTGTCATCTCCGTAAAATCGTTGCGGTGAATGACTCGAAACTGATATTCAGACAACTCCTTCCAACTATGGATGTGGATTTCGTCCGAACCGGGCAAAGTACTGTAATCCCTTTTCCATTTAAGTATATTAGGGAGTATAAGAATTTTGGCGTTGCTAAATGACTGTATGAATCGCGATCGGGCCTTTGCTTTCACTACCAACGGCAAAAGCCAAGGCCCGATCGCACTAAAAATAATTAGTAAAATACTTCTTTAGACTGATTTTCGGCAAAATATTGCCATTTTTCTCTAAAAAATCCCCGTATGGGGCATTGTATCCCCGATCGTAAAAGGCTCTACTGAAAGATTGGTGTCATTAATTTAAGACGCTTTACAATCAATGAAAAAGCTTTCCATTGTGCTGCTGACACTCAGCTTGCTAACGGGCGCGTGCAGTAAACCACCGGAGGGGACTGTGTCTAAGAGCCCTTCAGCAAGCGCCAGTACGCCTGTACAAACAACTGGCAGCCAAACCCAAGGCAAACCTTTAGTCGTAACTACTGTAGCTCCTCTGACGAATATTGTTAGTAACATTGCGGGCGATCGCCTCCAAGTACAAGGCATCATTCCCGAAGGAACCGACTCCCACACATTTGAACCGCGTCCTTCCGATGCCGATTTGCTCTCCAAAGCCAATCTGATTATCGTCAATGGCTTACACTTAGAAACTCCCACAGAAAAACTGGCTGAATCTTCCAAACCCAAAGACACCAAAGTCTACGAAATGGGAAGCAACACCATCACCCAAAACCAGTGGATTTTCGACTTCAGCTTCCCCAAAGAAAAAGGAGACCCCAATCCCCACCTGTGGGTCAATCCCAAATACGCCGAAGCTTACGCTAAACTAGCAGCCCAACAGTTAACTCAGTTAGACCCAGCTGGTAAAAAATACTACGAAACTAATCTAAAAAACTACCTCCAAAAGCTGGATACACTTGACAAAGTAACTCGCGAGGTAGTAGCAAGTATCCCGGCCAAAAATCGCAAATTACTGACTTACCACGACTCCTGGGCTTATTGGGCAAGAGAGTATGGCTTCGAGGTGATTGGGGCTATCCAACCCTCGGATTTTAAAGAACCTTCTGCCAAAGACGTAGCCAAGCTGATTGACCAAATTCGTAAACTTGGAGTCCCTGCTATCTTTGGTTCCGAGGTATACCCCAGCAAAGTGTCAGAACAAATTGCTCGCGAAGCCAAAGTAAAGACAGCTAATACTGCTGATGACGAGTTACCGGGTGAAGGTTCGGCCAATGCGATCGAAAACACCAATCCCCAACATACCTACATTGGTATGATGGCGAACAACCTCCGCACGATCGCTTCTAACCTGGGAGGAAATCCAGATTTAGTAAATCAGATCGACACCACCAATGTCGTAGGGCCAACAGCAAAGAAGGGACTAGGGACTAGGGGCTAGGGGCTAGAACACCGATACAGTAATGGTAGGGGCGAAGCATTCGGGCAGAAAATCTAGGTAGAAAGCGATAAGTTATAGCCCGAATGCTTCGCCCCTACACGCTAAAAAGGCATTAAGAAGTATTACTGAATCGTTTTTATAGGGGAATTTTAGATTTTAGATTTAATTTCAACAAAGAAATCTGCCATCTAAAATCTTCCCTTTTCCAATGAGCAATGACCAATGACTAATGACTGCTGATGGAACCTTTACTCGAAGTGAAAAATCTGACTTGTGGCTATGAAACAGCGCCAGTATTTAGGCAAGTGAATCTAGCCCTCTACCCCGGTCAATTCTGCGGTCTGGTCGGGCCTTCGGGCAGCGGCAAGACCACCTTAATCAGAGCGATTTTGGGGTTAAATCGACCTTGGGAGGGAGAAATTTTGTTTCGGGATACCCCCCTCAAACCGGGAAATTCTCCCCCCAAGGTGGGCTACGTGCCGCAGGTAGAAACGGTAGATTGGAACTTCCCCGTCACGGCTCTGGAAGTGGTAATGATGGGTCGCTATAGACATCAGCACAAGTGGCCTTGGCTTTCCGAACAAGACAAGGCAGCTGCCAGAGAATTGCTAGCCAGACTTGGCATCGAAGACGTAGCAGGACAAGCGATCGGTGAGTTATCTGGAGGGCAACAGCAGCGGGTATTCCTGGCGCGTGCGCTCATTGGCAAGCCAGATATTGTTCTGCTGGATGAACCTACCAGCAGTTCTGACTTGCGCGTTCAGCACGAACTGTTACATCTTTTATCTCAGCTAAACCAACAAGGTTTGACGGTTTTGCTTTCCACCCACGACCTCAATTCTGTAGCCACCCATCTGCCTTGGGTAGTGTGCTTTAACCACGGCTTAATCTGCCAGGGAAAGCCGATCGATATTTTTACGCCTGCCAATCTTGAGCGTACTTTTGGAGCGGAAATGGTCGTTTATCATCACGAAGGCCGGGTTTTAATTGCCAACAGCATGACAACCCAGTTTCATCCCAACCAACATCCGGCGCATATTGCTAAAAGCTAGAGGAGTGGGGGAGTGGGGGAGTGGGGGAGTGGGGGAGTGGGGGAGTGGGGGAATAAAAATGTTATTTTTTTGAACAAAAGCATCACAATTCCTCATAGCCAATCCAAAATCCAAAATCTAAAATCTAAAATCCAAAATTCCCATGAACTGGTTGCTTGAACCGTTTCGCTATGAATTTTTCAGCCGTGCTATCTTAGTCGGCATGATGGCAGGACTGTTGTGTGGCGTGATGGGGGTTTATATTACAACTCGCCGCATGAGCTATATTGCCCACGGTCTGTCCCATGCGATTTTGGGGGGAGCCGTGCTGAGTTACGTGCTAGGCTTGAATTTTTATATCGGTTCGGGGATTTGGGGATTTGCAGCTGCGTTGCTGATTCAGTATCTTACCAGTCGCAGAGTTTACTCGGATGCTGCGATCGGCATTGTCACTACAGCTAGCTTTGCCTTGGGAGTCGCCATTATCAGCACCTATCGCAAATTCAGCCAAAACTTTGAAGCGGCTTTGTTTGGTAATGTCTTGGGCGTTTCACCTACAGATTTATGGGTGGTAACGGGGGTTACTGTTGTCCTTCTGAGCTTGGTTTTCTTGTTCTATCGTCCATTGCTATTCTGGTGTTTTGACCGCGAAGTGGCTCAAGTTCATGGGGTGCCTGTATGGGCGATGGATACCCTGTTTGCTTTGATGCTGGCGACTTTACTGGTGGCGACGCTCAATGTGTTGGGGGTGACTTTGATTATCTCGGCGGTAGTGATTCCGGCTTCCATCGCCCGACTTTTGAGCAATCGCTTTGGTTTGATGATGATTATTTCGGGGGTTTTAGGAGCTGCGATCGCATTTATGGGCATTTACCTGAGCTACTACTTTGATATCGCTTCTGGAGCCAGTGTCGTGCTACTCTCAACTTTGATATTTGGCTGTGTGTTACTTTGGAGGAGCGTTCAACTTCGGCAGAAACGCTATCTCCCACCCCTCCCCTCAAAGCACTTTCAGTAACTCCAAGCCCTTAGAAACCGGGTTTCTTGGAGAAACCCGGTTTCTCATCATTATGCCGGACGAGATCGGAGCGCTTTGTAGGTTGGGTTGAGGTACGAAACTAGGGCAAATGCGTTGGGTTTCGCTCTAGCTCAACCCAACTACGAAGAAATGGCGAAGGTATTGTCCAAGAAACCGGGTTTCTCATCATTATTATGTCGGACGAGCTGAGAGATAATCGGGAGCTAAAGCTACCGACTCAGGCTTGTTCCTGTTCGCTGTCTGATTGGCTGCAATATTGAGGACACCCGACTGTCTGAGAATGTTATCAAAGCGCAAGATCGCATCATTTGATTTCTCAGCTACATAAAGGTTGCCACCGTCGAAAGTAATGTCAACTGGATTCCCCAATCTAGTATTTGCCCCGCCGATTTGCGCTTGAACGGCAAAGTTACCGTTTGCAGTGCTAGCGTTGTTAATTACAAAGAGTTGTCCGTCAGTTGGACTCGCGGCACTGCCGACATCGGAAAGCAGCAATGTGTCGGATGATTCGACGTAAATCACCCCGTGCAGGTTAACGGATACCTTATTCGTCCTTGTAGGATCGAATGGTGTGATTACTCGTGTCGGGCCGCTTGCACCTTGGGTAGCTACATATTGGTCGTAGACGAGTACGGTGCCATCAGTTGCGGCTAC from the Argonema galeatum A003/A1 genome contains:
- a CDS encoding metal ABC transporter substrate-binding protein — its product is MSKSPSASASTPVQTTGSQTQGKPLVVTTVAPLTNIVSNIAGDRLQVQGIIPEGTDSHTFEPRPSDADLLSKANLIIVNGLHLETPTEKLAESSKPKDTKVYEMGSNTITQNQWIFDFSFPKEKGDPNPHLWVNPKYAEAYAKLAAQQLTQLDPAGKKYYETNLKNYLQKLDTLDKVTREVVASIPAKNRKLLTYHDSWAYWAREYGFEVIGAIQPSDFKEPSAKDVAKLIDQIRKLGVPAIFGSEVYPSKVSEQIAREAKVKTANTADDELPGEGSANAIENTNPQHTYIGMMANNLRTIASNLGGNPDLVNQIDTTNVVGPTAKKGLGTRG
- a CDS encoding metal ABC transporter ATP-binding protein — translated: MEPLLEVKNLTCGYETAPVFRQVNLALYPGQFCGLVGPSGSGKTTLIRAILGLNRPWEGEILFRDTPLKPGNSPPKVGYVPQVETVDWNFPVTALEVVMMGRYRHQHKWPWLSEQDKAAARELLARLGIEDVAGQAIGELSGGQQQRVFLARALIGKPDIVLLDEPTSSSDLRVQHELLHLLSQLNQQGLTVLLSTHDLNSVATHLPWVVCFNHGLICQGKPIDIFTPANLERTFGAEMVVYHHEGRVLIANSMTTQFHPNQHPAHIAKS
- a CDS encoding metal ABC transporter permease — translated: MNWLLEPFRYEFFSRAILVGMMAGLLCGVMGVYITTRRMSYIAHGLSHAILGGAVLSYVLGLNFYIGSGIWGFAAALLIQYLTSRRVYSDAAIGIVTTASFALGVAIISTYRKFSQNFEAALFGNVLGVSPTDLWVVTGVTVVLLSLVFLFYRPLLFWCFDREVAQVHGVPVWAMDTLFALMLATLLVATLNVLGVTLIISAVVIPASIARLLSNRFGLMMIISGVLGAAIAFMGIYLSYYFDIASGASVVLLSTLIFGCVLLWRSVQLRQKRYLPPLPSKHFQ